A region from the Leopardus geoffroyi isolate Oge1 chromosome E3, O.geoffroyi_Oge1_pat1.0, whole genome shotgun sequence genome encodes:
- the NUDT16L1 gene encoding tudor-interacting repair regulator protein isoform X1, which yields MSAAVPELKQISRVEAMRLGPGWSHSCHAMLYAANPGQLFGRIPMRFSVLMQMRFDGLLGFPGGFVDRRFWSLEDGLNRVLGLGLGCLRLTEADYLSSHLTEGPHRVVAHLYARQLTLEQLHAVEISAVHSRDHGLEVLGLVRVPLYTQKDRVGGFPNFLSNAFTSTAKYQLLFALKVLNMMPEEKLAEALAAATEKQKKALEKLLPSSS from the exons ATGTCGGCGGCAGTGCCGGAGCTGAAGCAGATCAGCCGTGTGGAAGCTATGCGCCTGGGGCCGGGCTGGAGCCACTCGTGCCACGCCATGCTGTACGCCGCCAACCCCGGGCAGCTTTTCGGCCGCATCCCTATGCGCTTCTCGGTGCTG ATGCAGATGCGCTTCGACGGGCTGCTGGGTTTCCCCGGGGGCTTCGTGGACCGGCGCTTTTGGTCTCTGGAGGACGGTCTGAACCGGgtgctgggcctgggcctgggctgcCTGCGCCTCACGGAGGCCGACTACCTGAGCTCGCACCTGACCGAGGGCCCGCACCGCGTCGTGGCGCACCTGTACGCACGGCAGCTGACGCTGGAGCAGCTGCACGCCGTGGAAATCAGCGCGGTGCATTCGCGCGACCACGGCCTGGAG GTGCTGGGGCTTGTGCGGGTTCCACTTTACACCCAAAAGGACAGAGTCGGTGGCTTTCCCAACTTCCTGAGCAACGCCTTTACCAGCACTGCCAAGTACCAGCTGCTCTTCGCCCTCAAGGTGCTCAACATGATGCCCGAGGAGAAGCTGGCTGAGGCTTTGGCTGCTGCcacagagaagcagaagaaagcCCTGGAAAAGCTCCTCCCATCTTCCTCCTGA
- the NUDT16L1 gene encoding tudor-interacting repair regulator protein isoform X2, protein MSAAVPELKQISRVEAMRLGPGWSHSCHAMLYAANPGQLFGRIPMRFSVLVLGLVRVPLYTQKDRVGGFPNFLSNAFTSTAKYQLLFALKVLNMMPEEKLAEALAAATEKQKKALEKLLPSSS, encoded by the exons ATGTCGGCGGCAGTGCCGGAGCTGAAGCAGATCAGCCGTGTGGAAGCTATGCGCCTGGGGCCGGGCTGGAGCCACTCGTGCCACGCCATGCTGTACGCCGCCAACCCCGGGCAGCTTTTCGGCCGCATCCCTATGCGCTTCTCGGTGCTG GTGCTGGGGCTTGTGCGGGTTCCACTTTACACCCAAAAGGACAGAGTCGGTGGCTTTCCCAACTTCCTGAGCAACGCCTTTACCAGCACTGCCAAGTACCAGCTGCTCTTCGCCCTCAAGGTGCTCAACATGATGCCCGAGGAGAAGCTGGCTGAGGCTTTGGCTGCTGCcacagagaagcagaagaaagcCCTGGAAAAGCTCCTCCCATCTTCCTCCTGA